The following coding sequences are from one Vulpes vulpes isolate BD-2025 chromosome 12, VulVul3, whole genome shotgun sequence window:
- the ALDH3A2 gene encoding aldehyde dehydrogenase family 3 member A2 isoform X1 has product MESRIQRVRAAFASGRSRPVRFRLQQLEALRRMVQEREKDILEAIAGDLCKSELNAYSQEVITVLGELDLVLENLPEWVAAKPAKKNLFTMLDEAYVQPEPLGVVLIIGAWNYPFVLTIQPLIGAIAAGNAVIIKPSELSEKTAKILAELLPRYLDQDLYVVINGGVKETTELLKQRFDHILYTGNTAVGKIVMEAAAKHLTPVTLELGGKSPCYVDKDCDLDIACRRITWGKYMNCGQTCIAPDYVLCEPSLQNQIVQKIKETVKEFYGENIKESPDYERIINLRHFKRILSLLEGQKIAFGGETDEATRYIAPTILSDVDPESRVMQEEIFGPILPIVPVKNADEAIKFINSREKPLAFYIFSHNDKLVRQMIDGTSSGGVTANDVIMHFTLSSLPFGGVGSSGMGAYHGKYSFDTFSHQRPCLLKSLKREGANKLRYPPNSQSKVDWAKFFILKRFNKGKLSLLVLTFLGILAAVLVKVGYY; this is encoded by the exons ATGGAGAGCCGAATCCAGCGGGTTCGCGCCGCGTTCGCGTCCGGCCGCTCGCGCCCCGTTAGGTTCCGTCTCCAGCAGCTCGAAGCCCTGCGCAGGATGGTGCAGGAGCGCGAGAAGGACATCCTGGAGGCCATCGCCGGCGACCTGTGCAAG AGTGAACTCAATGCATACAGTCAGGAAGTCATTACCGTTCTTGGGGAACTTGATCTTGTGCTGGAGAATCTTCCCGAATGGGTTGCTGCTAAACCAGCTAAGAAGAACCTGTTCACCATGCTGGATGAGGCCTATGTTCAACCGGAGCCCCTGGGAGTCGTACTGATTATTGGAGCTTGGAACTACCCCTTTGTTCTCACCATTCAGCCTCTAATTGGAGCCATTGCTGCAG GAAATGCTGTCATCATCAAGCCTTCTGAACTAAGTGAAAAAACAGCTAAGATCTTGGCTGAACTCCTCCCACGGTATTTAGACCAG GACTTGTATGTTGTTATCAACGGTGGCGTCAAAGAAACCACAGAGCTCCTGAAGCAGCGATTCGACCACATTCTCTATACAGGGAACACGGCAGTTGGAAAAATTGTCATGGAAGCTGCTGCCAAGCATCTGACCCCTGTGACTCTAGAACTAGGAGGGAAGAGCCCGTGTTACGTCGACAAAGATTGTGACCTGGACATTGCCTGCAG GCGTATAACTTGGGGGAAGTACATGAATTGTGGTCAGACCTGCATTGCTCCTGACTACGTTCTCTGTGAACCGTCCCTCCAGAATCAAATTGTGCAGAAGATTAAGGAAACTGTGAAG GAATTTTAtggtgaaaatataaaagaatctcCTGATTATGAAAGGATCATCAATCTTCGTCATTTTAAGAGGATACTAAGTTTGCTTGAAGGACAGAAAATAGCTTTCGGTGGGGAGACCGATGAGGCCACACGCTATATAG CCCCGACAATACTTAGTGATGTTGATCCTGAAAGCAGGGTAATGCAAGAAGAAATTTTTGGACCGATTCTTCCAATAGTTCCTGTAAAGAATGCTGATGAAGCCATTAAATTCATAAACAGCCGTGAAAAGCCCCTGGCTTTCTACATATTTTCTCACAACGATAAG CTTGTCAGACAGATGATCGACGGCACGTCCAGCGGTGGTGTCACAGCCAATGATGTCATCATGCACTTCACACTCAGCTCTTTACCCTTTGGAGGTGTGG GTTCTAGCGGGATGGGAGCTTATCACGGGAAATACAGCTTTGATACTTTTTCTCATCAACGTCCCTGTTTACTAAAAAGTTTAAAGAGGGAAGGTGCTAACAAGCTCAGGTATCCTCCCAACAGCCAGTCAAAAGTGGACTGGGCgaaatttttcatcttgaaaCGCTTCAACAAAGGAAAACTCAGTCTGCTGGTACTAACTTTCCTGGGCATTTTGGCGGCTGTGCTTGTCAAG GTTGGATACTACTGA
- the ALDH3A2 gene encoding aldehyde dehydrogenase family 3 member A2 isoform X2 has translation MESRIQRVRAAFASGRSRPVRFRLQQLEALRRMVQEREKDILEAIAGDLCKSELNAYSQEVITVLGELDLVLENLPEWVAAKPAKKNLFTMLDEAYVQPEPLGVVLIIGAWNYPFVLTIQPLIGAIAAGNAVIIKPSELSEKTAKILAELLPRYLDQDLYVVINGGVKETTELLKQRFDHILYTGNTAVGKIVMEAAAKHLTPVTLELGGKSPCYVDKDCDLDIACRRITWGKYMNCGQTCIAPDYVLCEPSLQNQIVQKIKETVKEFYGENIKESPDYERIINLRHFKRILSLLEGQKIAFGGETDEATRYIAPTILSDVDPESRVMQEEIFGPILPIVPVKNADEAIKFINSREKPLAFYIFSHNDKLVRQMIDGTSSGGVTANDVIMHFTLSSLPFGGVGSSGMGAYHGKYSFDTFSHQRPCLLKSLKREGANKLRYPPNSQSKVDWAKFFILKRFNKGKLSLLVLTFLGILAAVLVKKYQAVLRRKALLSFLGVQTVLSNKQ, from the exons ATGGAGAGCCGAATCCAGCGGGTTCGCGCCGCGTTCGCGTCCGGCCGCTCGCGCCCCGTTAGGTTCCGTCTCCAGCAGCTCGAAGCCCTGCGCAGGATGGTGCAGGAGCGCGAGAAGGACATCCTGGAGGCCATCGCCGGCGACCTGTGCAAG AGTGAACTCAATGCATACAGTCAGGAAGTCATTACCGTTCTTGGGGAACTTGATCTTGTGCTGGAGAATCTTCCCGAATGGGTTGCTGCTAAACCAGCTAAGAAGAACCTGTTCACCATGCTGGATGAGGCCTATGTTCAACCGGAGCCCCTGGGAGTCGTACTGATTATTGGAGCTTGGAACTACCCCTTTGTTCTCACCATTCAGCCTCTAATTGGAGCCATTGCTGCAG GAAATGCTGTCATCATCAAGCCTTCTGAACTAAGTGAAAAAACAGCTAAGATCTTGGCTGAACTCCTCCCACGGTATTTAGACCAG GACTTGTATGTTGTTATCAACGGTGGCGTCAAAGAAACCACAGAGCTCCTGAAGCAGCGATTCGACCACATTCTCTATACAGGGAACACGGCAGTTGGAAAAATTGTCATGGAAGCTGCTGCCAAGCATCTGACCCCTGTGACTCTAGAACTAGGAGGGAAGAGCCCGTGTTACGTCGACAAAGATTGTGACCTGGACATTGCCTGCAG GCGTATAACTTGGGGGAAGTACATGAATTGTGGTCAGACCTGCATTGCTCCTGACTACGTTCTCTGTGAACCGTCCCTCCAGAATCAAATTGTGCAGAAGATTAAGGAAACTGTGAAG GAATTTTAtggtgaaaatataaaagaatctcCTGATTATGAAAGGATCATCAATCTTCGTCATTTTAAGAGGATACTAAGTTTGCTTGAAGGACAGAAAATAGCTTTCGGTGGGGAGACCGATGAGGCCACACGCTATATAG CCCCGACAATACTTAGTGATGTTGATCCTGAAAGCAGGGTAATGCAAGAAGAAATTTTTGGACCGATTCTTCCAATAGTTCCTGTAAAGAATGCTGATGAAGCCATTAAATTCATAAACAGCCGTGAAAAGCCCCTGGCTTTCTACATATTTTCTCACAACGATAAG CTTGTCAGACAGATGATCGACGGCACGTCCAGCGGTGGTGTCACAGCCAATGATGTCATCATGCACTTCACACTCAGCTCTTTACCCTTTGGAGGTGTGG GTTCTAGCGGGATGGGAGCTTATCACGGGAAATACAGCTTTGATACTTTTTCTCATCAACGTCCCTGTTTACTAAAAAGTTTAAAGAGGGAAGGTGCTAACAAGCTCAGGTATCCTCCCAACAGCCAGTCAAAAGTGGACTGGGCgaaatttttcatcttgaaaCGCTTCAACAAAGGAAAACTCAGTCTGCTGGTACTAACTTTCCTGGGCATTTTGGCGGCTGTGCTTGTCAAG AAATACCAAGCTGTGCTGAGGAGAAAGGCCCTGTTGAGTTTTCTGGGAGTTCAGACTGTATTGTCCAATAAGCAGTGA